The Spirochaeta isovalerica genome includes a window with the following:
- a CDS encoding SDR family NAD(P)-dependent oxidoreductase has product MPDRKEKFADKYGPWALVAGASEGLGAAFAESLASRGINLIIIARRREPLELLGERLEKKHGITVIARSMDLGDVSGIREYIDGLSEEIGLLVYNAAYAPIGLFSRKEESDLMKVPDVNIRAPLLLTKLLTDKMIPRKKGGIILMSSLSGFQGGPGLSAYSASKAFNTVLAEGLWAEMKKEGIDVMACCAGAVRTPGYSTASRSKEAPGTLDPQQVAEEAVKALGKGPVYIPGKLNRLFRFILGRLVSRKKAVKIMEYNTKDLI; this is encoded by the coding sequence ATGCCTGACAGAAAAGAAAAATTCGCAGATAAATACGGACCATGGGCGCTGGTCGCCGGAGCCTCGGAGGGTCTCGGCGCCGCATTTGCCGAATCTCTCGCTTCCCGGGGCATAAATCTCATAATCATAGCCAGACGGCGCGAACCTCTGGAGCTGCTCGGTGAGCGTCTGGAAAAGAAGCACGGAATTACCGTGATCGCGCGCTCAATGGATCTGGGAGATGTATCGGGAATCAGAGAATACATTGACGGATTATCAGAAGAGATCGGATTGCTTGTCTACAATGCGGCTTATGCCCCGATCGGACTTTTCTCACGAAAAGAAGAGAGCGATCTGATGAAAGTGCCCGATGTGAATATAAGAGCGCCTCTTCTGTTGACGAAACTCCTGACCGATAAGATGATACCCAGAAAGAAAGGGGGTATCATACTCATGTCATCGCTATCGGGCTTTCAGGGCGGTCCCGGTTTGTCAGCCTACAGCGCATCCAAAGCTTTCAACACAGTTCTGGCCGAAGGATTGTGGGCGGAAATGAAAAAAGAGGGAATCGATGTCATGGCATGCTGTGCGGGAGCGGTCCGGACACCGGGTTATTCAACGGCCAGCCGATCAAAGGAGGCGCCCGGCACTTTGGATCCGCAACAGGTGGCGGAAGAAGCCGTAAAAGCCCTCGGGAAAGGTCCGGTTTATATCCCCGGTAAGCTCAACAGACTGTTCCGCTTTATTCTGGGCAGACTTGTCAGCCGGAAAAAGGCTGTTAAAATAATGGAATACAATACTAAGGATTTAATATGA